The Rosa rugosa chromosome 3, drRosRugo1.1, whole genome shotgun sequence sequence CATGAATGGTTTGCTACTAACACTCACTGCAATAGATCTTGCTATGATGGACGACTAAAGTGGTGTGGTGTATGTGTTTATACATGCTGGTACATATGGAAATGGCGCAACATGACAATTTTTGATGGTAGCTACTACCCTCCTTTAGTCTCTAGTAAAATCATATTAGATTCGGCTAAAGATTGGAAGTATGCTAATGTTGGTTATGTTATCAATCCTAGCAAAACTATTACATTGGTATCTTGGTCTAAACCTCCTGACCACTCTTTTAAACTTAATGTTGATGGAGCTAGAGGACAAAAGGGACAAATTGGTGCAGGAAGGGTTTTGAGGGATCACAATGGTTCTTAGATCTTTGGCTTTTCTGATAGTCTTGGTAATGGAACTGTTTTACGGGCAAAGGCTTGggggctctttttttttttgaaacgaagGCTTGCGGGGGCTCTTACTTGGTCTACAATTGGCTAGTAAAAATCATTGCCAGCATCTTATTGCTGAATGTAACTTCGAGGTTTTAGTGAATTTGATCAACAGTGAGGTTAATGACTTGCATCCTCTTAAGTCGGTTTTCTGCAGCTTTTAATTTTTGCAGAGACAGTTCTTGAGTTGTGACATTCAACATGTTTATCGAGAAATAAACTTGGTTGCTGATTTGCTTTCTAAAGATGGTGTTGGTGCTGATCTTGAAGTGCATTTCATGGAGCAACCTCCTCCGCAAATTATCAATGTGTTGCTTGATGATTTGTGTGCAAGTCCTAGATCTAGGACCGTAATTTTTGATCTTTATTTGTTGTTTTTTCGGGCTTTTCGGCCCCatccatccaaaaaaaaaaaaaaggtgatatttttaaaaatgaaataTTGAAATGAGTTATGAGGGATTAAGggtcttttatttatttatttatttatttttagcgtGAGAATGATAAATTTAtgatagtatatatatatacaaaaaattattttgatcTTTGAATTTCGTATTTGCCggaaaacaaaagcaaagcTACTAGAAAGCAGAAGACAAACAGTAaggccagagagagagagagtgattacAGAGAGAGATTAGAGAGCAGagcaaagaagaaagagaatgagagatgGTCAAGCAATCAGAGCGTGATGATGCAAGGCCTCCACCACCAACAGCAGCAACTAGCCGCCCTTCTCTCCGTCGCCCTTCCCAAGGACGATTCCTCTTCCCCCTCTAAACCCGACGACGATGACTCCGCTCGAGTCGCCGCCCTCAACTCCCTCCACCGCGCCATTCTCTACCCTCCCAACTCCCTCCTCGTCACTCACTCCGCCTCTTTCCTCGCCCAGGGCTTCTCTCAGCTTCTCTCCGATAAGTAAGTAAACCCCTTCCCCTTCTTCAATTTCACTCTCTCTTAGGGTTTACTCTATATCGTTCATTCTTGCTTTATTTATCTGTTAATCCTAAATTAGTGATGCTGCTGGTGTTTTGGTTACTGTGTTGAAATTGGAACTATGTAGCTTCATACTATACCTCAATTTATATTTAGGATTAGATTTTAAAATGGCTATGCTTTCGATTCGAATCATGCAAAATTCATGTGTTTACGATTGTGAACACATTTGAAAGCTATGTAGTCTAGCCggaattatttttgtttatgttgtttgTTTGGAAAATTGGATTGTAGATGTTATGGGGTGAGGCAAGAGGCTGCGGTGGCCTACGGTGCTCTTTGTGCTGTGGTTTGTTCAATTCCTATAACTTCAAATGGAAGACAGAACCATGTTATGCTTGGGAGCTTGGTTGACCGCTTCATTGGTTGGGCGCTGCCGTTGCTTAGCAATATCAGCGCCGGAGATGGGACCGCAGAATTGGCATTGGACGGCCTGCGAGAGTTTCTTAACGTTGGGGATGTTGGCGGCATCGAGAGATATGCTTTGTCAATTCTTAAAGCGTGCCAAGTTCTTCTTGAGGATGAGAGAACCTCCTTGAGACTGTTGCACCGCCTTCTCGGTGTTTTGACTTTGATTTCATTGAAGTTTTCTAGATACTTCCAACCTCATTTTCTTGACATTGTTGATCTGCTTCTCGGGTGGGCGTTGGTACCGGACCTTGCCGAATCGGATAGAATAATTATAATGGATAGTTTCTTACAGTTTCAGAATCATTGGGTGGGTAGTTTGCAGTTTTCTCTGGGATTGCTGTCGAAGTTTGTAGGAGACATGGATGTTTTGATTCAGGATGTAAGTCATGGAACCCAACAACAATTCCGAAGGCTGCTCGCATTACTTTCATGCTTTTCAACAGTATTGCAGTCCACTGCTTCTGGGTTGCTGGAAATGAATCTACTTGAACAAATTACTGAACCCCTTAACAGAATTATTCCTCGGTTGTTGGGATGTTTATCTATGGTTGGAAGGAAATTTGGGTGGTTGGAATGGATTGGGGATTCATGGAAGTGTCTGACTCTGCTGGCAGAAATTTTTTGTGAAAGATTTTCCACCTTTTATGCACTTGCAGTTGATATTTTATTTCAAAGTTTGGAAGTGGACAATAGTAACCAAGCAGTGGGAACTGGAAGAATTACCTCCTTCCAAGTTCATGGAGTTTTAAAAACTAATCTCCAATTATTATCTTTGCAGAAGTCTGGGCTTCTCCCAATCTCTGTGCAGAAAATACTGCAATTTGATGCTCCAATCTCTCAGTTGCGTTTGCATCCTAATCACTTGGTAACAGGCAGTTCGGCTGCCACTTATATATTCTTGCTTCAACATGGGAATAATGAAGTTGTTGAACAAGCACTGACTTCATTAACAGAGGAGCTGGAGTTATTAAAAGGGATGCTGGAGAATGCCCTGGGCCATGACGATGGGGTTCTTGCATGTTCTAAAACATATTCAAAACGTGAATTGTTTGCATTGATTAAATTTGATTTGAAGGTTCTTCTGTCATGTGTTTTCTTCAGTGGGGGTAATAGTTATAGTTTAATTGGCCAACCAGACATTGCAACCCTATATCTTATGAGGTCAGAAAAGTTGGTAGAGTTTATTATTGAGAAATTTAATCCTTTTGACTTGCCTATTATGGAATATGTGGATTTGCAAGTCAGTGTTTTGAAGACGTTTGACAGGTTAACAGTAGTTAAATTCTTAAGTACCTGCTCTTTGTCATATCAGAGTAGTGGAAAATCATCCATGGATGTAACCTCTGATAAATTACTTAATAGTGAGTCTTTGACGAATGAACATTCGGTTGTGGTTGTTGAGAATCTGAGAAAGTACAGTCTGTTTTTTGTGAAAGCTCTCCATGTCTCTTCTCCTCTTACAGTTAAAGTAACTGCGCTGGATTGGGTACAAAGATTTTGTGAGAATGTCATTGCTTTTAATGAGAAATCAGACACAGAAACTCGTTTCTATGAAGTGTATGGTAATGATAGAATTATTGGGAACATGCTTTACTCAATTCTGGATGCTGCATCTGATAGGGAACCAAAAGTGAGGTCACATGTTGCAATAGTATTGGAGCTGTTACTACAGGCAAGGCTTGTACATCCTGTTTACTTTTATAGTATGGCTGAAGTGGTGTTGGGTAAACTCGGTGATCCTGATAATGATATAAAAAATGCATTTGTTAGACTGCTTGCTATTGTTGTACCTACTACATTGTATGCATGTGGGCTTCATGATTATGGGACATCTTCTTCATCTAGGGCTGGTGCTGTTCAGGTAGGCAACAGTTCTAACATGCAGTGGAAGCAAGTGTTTTCCTTGAAGCAGCTCCCTCAGCAACTTCACTCACAACAACTGGTGACCATATTGAGTTACATATCCCAAAGATGGAAGGTGCCTCTTTCTTCTTGGATCCAACGGCTTATTCATTGCTGCAGAAGTTCAAAAGACCTTCTTGCACGTCAACTCGAGGAAACAGGAAATGTTGCTACTGGTGTGTGGTTGGACATTAAAGTGGATGATGGTTTTCTTGAAAAACATTGCTCAGTAAATAATCTGGCTGGTGCTTGGTGGGCTGTCCAAGAAGCTGCTAGATATTGTATTTCCACACGGCTTCGGACTAACCTAGGTGGGCCAACCCAGACTTTTGCAGCATTAGAGCGAATGCTTTTGGACGTTGCACACCTATTACAGTATGATAGTGAACAGACTGATGGGAACTTGAGTATGATAGGGTCTTCTGGTGCTCATTTGTTACCAATGAGGTTACTATTCGATTTTGTTGAGGCTCTAAAGAAAAATGTATACAATGCATATGAGGGGTCTGCTGTTTTACCTCCTGCTACTCGGTCAAGTTCCTTATTCTTTCGAGCTAATAAGAAAGTATGTGAGGAGTGGTTCTCTCGTATATGTGAGCCAATGATGAATGCTGGTTTAGCTCTACAATGCCATGATGCTACAATTCACTATTGCGCGCTGCGTTTACAGGAGCTCCGGAATCTTGTGGCTTCAGCTTTAAATGACAAGTCTAGGGTACAAGTAACTGAGCACCTCCATAATATCAAGGGTAGATTGTCTGCAGACATATTGAGGGTTTTACGGCACATGGCATTGGCTCTGTGTAAGACTCATGAATCAGAGGCTTTAGTTGGTCTGGAAAAATGGGTTTCGTTGACGTTCTTTCCCTTTCTTGTAGAGGAAAACCAGTCCAGTAACAGTAGGATGTCTGGACCCATTACATGGGTTACTGGGCTTGTGTATGAGGCAGAAGGTAAATATGAAAAGGCTGCTGCTCACTTTACCCACTTGCTACAGACTGAGGAGTCACTGAGTTCCTTGGGTTCTGATGGTGTACAATTTGTCATTGCACGTATCATTGAGTGTTATACTTCTGTTTGTGATTGGAAATCATTAGAATCCTGGTTACTGGAGTTGCAGACACTTCGTGCCAAGCATGCTGGGAAGAGTTATTGCGGTGCGCTAACGACAACTGGCAATGAAATTAATGCAATTCATGCCTTGGCACAGTATGATGAGGGTGAATATCAGGCAGCATGGGCATGCCTTGGTTTGACACCTAAAAGTAGCAGTGAGCTCGCACTTGATCCCAAATTGGCCTTGCAAAGAAGTGAGCAGATGCTCTTACAGGCAATGCTTTTTCAGAATGGTGAAAAGGAAGATAAGGTGCCACATGAGTTGGAGAAGGCCAGGTCGATGCTGGAGGAAACATTGTCTGTTCTGCCGCTAGATGGGTTAGAAGAGGTGGCCGCACATGCGACTCAGTTGCACTGCATCTTTGCATTTGAGGAATTTTACAAGATTAAAGGTAGCCAAGATAAACCCAGGCAGCGTCAATCTGTGTTAAGTTCATATGTCCAATTTATGCAGCCAGAAATAGGCAGAGTTCATCAAGACTGTGACCCTTGGTTAAAAGTTCTTCGAGTTTATCAAACCATTTCTCCTGTTTCTCCAGCTACTCTAAAGCTCTGTATGAACTTGTTAAGTTTGGCCCGCAAACGAGGAAACTTACTGTTGGCAAATCGTTTAAACAGCTATCTCAAAGATCGCATATCGAGCTGCTCTGGGGAAAGACACCAGGATTTCCTCATCTCGAAACTGCAGTATGAGGGTATCCTGCTAATGCATGCTGAAAACAACTTGGAGGATGCTTTGACCAACCTATGGTCTTTTGTGAGTCCTATCATGATTTCTTCACCATCTATCGAATTTGATGCTGACAATGGTATTCTGAAAGCCAAGGCATGCTTGAAACTCTCAAACTGGCTTAAACAGAAGTACTCAGATTCGAGGCTAGATGGGATTATTGTTAAGATGCGATCAGATTTTGATATGGCCTATTCCTCATCTCCCAGCAAAGGGGGACCCTCATTTGTCGATGAGATTTTAATCTCTAAACCACCCCTAGGTCCTATTGTTGAGGAGTTTGTTGGTACAGCTACAAAGTTGTCTACTCATCTTTGCCCCACTATGGGCAAATCCTGGATTTCTTATGCCTCCTGGTGTTTCAGTCAAGCCAGAGAATCTCTTTTAACCCCACATGAAAATACTCTTTGCTCATGCTCATTTTCTCCTTCTCTTGTTAATGAAGTTCTACCTGAGAGATTCAACCTAACTGAAGGTGAGATCATAAAAGTAAAATCTTTGATTTTACAGCTCTTCCAGAATAAGGATGATGGGGGTTTCACTGCTGAACAGGGAGAGTTGAGCTTTTCTATTGATTCTGCTGCACCAAGAAATGACAACACTGTGATGGCATTGGTTCTGCAAGTAGTGAATATTATTGAAACTGTTTCTAGGGCACCTGGTGTTGAAGACTCAAGTGAAGATTGCCTTTCTGCTGCTCTAGCTTCTCAGTTGAAGATCTGCTTCCTTCATGCCAATATTGGCTTAAATGAAAACGACATAATTTCTGTTGTCAATGATTTAGTAGCTGTGTGGTGGTctttgaggaggaggagagtgtCCCTCTTTGGCCACGCAGCTCAAGGATTTATACAGTATCTTTCATATTCATCTGCCAAAATTTGCAATAGTGGTTTGGTTGACTCTGGTCCTGAACGTATGAAACAAAAAACTGGCAGCTATACTCTTAGGGCCACATTGTATGTCCTGCATATTCTTCTCAATTATGGAGCTGAGTTGAAAGATATACTTGAACCTGCTCTTTCAACAGTTCCTTTGTCACCGTGGCAGGTAAGCTGCTCTTCCCTAGTTTATTTCCAGCCTGCTAATTAACATGAGGATGATTTGATCTCTCTCTGATTCCAATCGTCACTTCTAGGAGGTCACCCCCCAATTGTTTGCTCGGTTAAGTTCTCATCCTGAGCAAGTGGTACGGAAGCAGTTGGAGGGCTTATTGATGATGCTGGCCAAACAATCTCCTTGGTCCATCGTCTACCCGACATTAGTTGATGTGAATGCTTACGAAGAGAAGCCTTCGGAGGAGCTCCAACACATACTTGGTTGTTTGGTAACGAACTTCCTTTCAAGATTAGTGCGTCAGAATATTTCTAACATAAAATTATCTATGTTTGTATGTATATTATGTGGGTTTTGGTAAGCATTCAAAATCCAAGAGTGTCTTTTGTTAAATAAATATTGAAAGGAAGCAGTCATAAAATTTTATTAACAATACATATGAAGAGAATTTCTCTCACATGGCATGTGGGTCCATGAAAAAGTAAGACATCGAAAACATTGTTTTTAATTAATCAGGTTTTAATTAGTCGACTTTTTGAAAACTCTGATCTTGACacaatacaaaagaaaaaaaaaaagaataagatttttttttcaacaaaaaaattgtttaaagaATGGCAATTTGCATGCGCGTAGCTCATTTTCAGGGGCTAGTTCACATTAGATCTGAAATTTTGAGGACAAAGTCATCATTAGGAACAGAAAAGGCACACGATAACTACTGAATAAATAACGACATTGTAATTACTATATTCTAATGCTTCTGTATGCATTAGATGTTCTAGTCATATtatgtatgttttttttttttttttgtgtaaaaATTATGTGAGTTATATTTGTAAATCATGTTAATTGTGCGAAACTTTATTCACTCAGATTCCAAATCATCACTTGCTTGAACATGAAATATAAGATGTTTTAAGCATGATCATGTTACATGCAGAGTGAACTATACCCAAGACTGATTCAGGATGTCCAGCTCGTGATAAATGAGCTAGGAAATGTTACTGTTCTTTGGGAGGAGCTATGGCTCAGCACACTCCAAGATCTTCACACAGGTATGTTTGACCTTGCTTATATGAGGCCTTGTTTGCAATATAGTTTTTGGGTGATGTATAAAATTCTGAGAGAAGGTGAAATCTTCTCTTGTCAAGCTTATGTAATTTGTATACGAAGTTATATATCAGTGACTAATATGCAGGCCTTAATCACAAATGAGCTGCCTAGATGCATGTTAGGTTCTGATTCCTCAGTATTTGTCCACTAGACAACACCATTTTTGCAccatatttaaatttttttttggtcttaatTTGCTTTCAGATGTGACGAGGCGCATAAATGTACTAAAGGAGGAAGCTGCACGAATTGCAGAAAATATCACTCTTAGCCAGAGTGAGAAGAACAAGATAAATGCCGCGAAATACTCAGCCATGATGGCTCCTATTGTTGTGGCCTTAGAACGTCGTCTATCTTCCACATCTCGGAAACCTGAAACACCTCATGAGGTATGGTTCCATGAGGAATATAAAGATCGGTTGAAATCGGCCATCACAGCCTTCAAGACACCTCCAGCATCTGCTACAGCACTTGGAGATGCATGGCGTCCATTTGATATTATTGCTGCCTCCTTGG is a genomic window containing:
- the LOC133740112 gene encoding uncharacterized protein LOC133740112 isoform X1, with translation MMQGLHHQQQQLAALLSVALPKDDSSSPSKPDDDDSARVAALNSLHRAILYPPNSLLVTHSASFLAQGFSQLLSDKCYGVRQEAAVAYGALCAVVCSIPITSNGRQNHVMLGSLVDRFIGWALPLLSNISAGDGTAELALDGLREFLNVGDVGGIERYALSILKACQVLLEDERTSLRLLHRLLGVLTLISLKFSRYFQPHFLDIVDLLLGWALVPDLAESDRIIIMDSFLQFQNHWVGSLQFSLGLLSKFVGDMDVLIQDVSHGTQQQFRRLLALLSCFSTVLQSTASGLLEMNLLEQITEPLNRIIPRLLGCLSMVGRKFGWLEWIGDSWKCLTLLAEIFCERFSTFYALAVDILFQSLEVDNSNQAVGTGRITSFQVHGVLKTNLQLLSLQKSGLLPISVQKILQFDAPISQLRLHPNHLVTGSSAATYIFLLQHGNNEVVEQALTSLTEELELLKGMLENALGHDDGVLACSKTYSKRELFALIKFDLKVLLSCVFFSGGNSYSLIGQPDIATLYLMRSEKLVEFIIEKFNPFDLPIMEYVDLQVSVLKTFDRLTVVKFLSTCSLSYQSSGKSSMDVTSDKLLNSESLTNEHSVVVVENLRKYSLFFVKALHVSSPLTVKVTALDWVQRFCENVIAFNEKSDTETRFYEVYGNDRIIGNMLYSILDAASDREPKVRSHVAIVLELLLQARLVHPVYFYSMAEVVLGKLGDPDNDIKNAFVRLLAIVVPTTLYACGLHDYGTSSSSRAGAVQVGNSSNMQWKQVFSLKQLPQQLHSQQLVTILSYISQRWKVPLSSWIQRLIHCCRSSKDLLARQLEETGNVATGVWLDIKVDDGFLEKHCSVNNLAGAWWAVQEAARYCISTRLRTNLGGPTQTFAALERMLLDVAHLLQYDSEQTDGNLSMIGSSGAHLLPMRLLFDFVEALKKNVYNAYEGSAVLPPATRSSSLFFRANKKVCEEWFSRICEPMMNAGLALQCHDATIHYCALRLQELRNLVASALNDKSRVQVTEHLHNIKGRLSADILRVLRHMALALCKTHESEALVGLEKWVSLTFFPFLVEENQSSNSRMSGPITWVTGLVYEAEGKYEKAAAHFTHLLQTEESLSSLGSDGVQFVIARIIECYTSVCDWKSLESWLLELQTLRAKHAGKSYCGALTTTGNEINAIHALAQYDEGEYQAAWACLGLTPKSSSELALDPKLALQRSEQMLLQAMLFQNGEKEDKVPHELEKARSMLEETLSVLPLDGLEEVAAHATQLHCIFAFEEFYKIKGSQDKPRQRQSVLSSYVQFMQPEIGRVHQDCDPWLKVLRVYQTISPVSPATLKLCMNLLSLARKRGNLLLANRLNSYLKDRISSCSGERHQDFLISKLQYEGILLMHAENNLEDALTNLWSFVSPIMISSPSIEFDADNGILKAKACLKLSNWLKQKYSDSRLDGIIVKMRSDFDMAYSSSPSKGGPSFVDEILISKPPLGPIVEEFVGTATKLSTHLCPTMGKSWISYASWCFSQARESLLTPHENTLCSCSFSPSLVNEVLPERFNLTEGEIIKVKSLILQLFQNKDDGGFTAEQGELSFSIDSAAPRNDNTVMALVLQVVNIIETVSRAPGVEDSSEDCLSAALASQLKICFLHANIGLNENDIISVVNDLVAVWWSLRRRRVSLFGHAAQGFIQYLSYSSAKICNSGLVDSGPERMKQKTGSYTLRATLYVLHILLNYGAELKDILEPALSTVPLSPWQEVTPQLFARLSSHPEQVVRKQLEGLLMMLAKQSPWSIVYPTLVDVNAYEEKPSEELQHILGCLSELYPRLIQDVQLVINELGNVTVLWEELWLSTLQDLHTDVTRRINVLKEEAARIAENITLSQSEKNKINAAKYSAMMAPIVVALERRLSSTSRKPETPHEVWFHEEYKDRLKSAITAFKTPPASATALGDAWRPFDIIAASLASYQRKSSICLREVAPQLALLSSSDVPMPGLEKQDTVSESDRGLSANLQGIVTIASFSEDVAIISTKTKPKKLVILGSDGQKYTYLLKGREDLRLDARIMQLLQAINGFLHSSVATHSHFLGIRYYSVTPISGRAGLIQWVGNVISIYSVFKSWQNRTQLAQLSAVGGDNSKGSVPPAVPRPSDMFYGKIIPALKEKGIRRVISRRDWPHEVKRKVLMDLMKETPRQLLYQELWCASEGFKSFSSKQKRFSGSVAAMSMVGHILGLGDRHLDNILMDFCSGDMVHIDYNVCFDKGQRLKIPEIVPFRLTQTIEAALGMTGIEGTFRSNCESVIGVLRKNKDILLMLLEVFVWDPLVEWTRGDFHDDAAIGGEERKGMELAVSLSLFASRVQEIRVPLQEHHDLLLSTLPAVESALERFANVLNQYELASTLFYRADQERSNLILHETTAKSIVSDATSNSEKIRALFEIQAREFAQAKALVAEKSQEAATWMEQHGRILDALRSNLLQEINAFLKLSSMQENLSLTSAVLVAGVPLTIVPEPTQAQCYDIDREVAQLVSELDDGLSSATAALEVYSLALQRILPLNYITTSAVHGWSQILQLSVGALSSDILSLARRQGSELISKYGDNFDSIKQRHDDLCRRVEKYSLEIEKLEAECAELVHSIGSETESQAKDRLLSAFMKYMQSAGIAKKEDAISSIQFGQSKYDGNGTKDARLHGELNEKREKVLFVLNTAASYLYNEIKLKVLNIFSDSTERRTTANQINYEFETIFSGFEEQVEKCILLAGFVNELQQLIGRDFLTGDTDKGHPGYGSDRNWAAIFKTILLSFKSLIGQMTEAVLPDVIRSAVSLNPEVMDAFGLISQIRGSIDTVLEQFIEVEMERASLVELEQNYFVRVGLITEQQLALEEAAMKGRDHLSWEEAEELASQEEACRAQLDQLHQTWNQRDLRTTALIRRETDIKNALTTSAHHFQSLVGVKDERELHASKSKVLLALLVKPFSELEAIDKVLSSIGGSYTSHSNEVPNLTDLLTSGYPISEYVWKLGSLLHLHSFFVWKIGVIDSFLDSCMNDVASYMDQTLGFDQLFNVVKRKLEMQLQEHLRRYLKERVGPSLLASLDKEIERLKQLTEVTKEVALDQVQKDVGALEKVQLMLEEFCNAHETTRAARVAVSVMKRQVNELREALCKTGLEIAQMEWMHDAALTPSYSSRVMFQKFLGGDDSLHPIVLNLNRPNMLESLQSSVSKIARSIESLQACERSSLTAEGQLERAMGWACGGPNSSATGNGSSKTSGIPPEFHDHLTRRRQLLWQGREKASDIIKICMSVLEFEASRDGLFWSPGEIYTARSGGDCRTWQQAYLNALKRLDITYHSFARTEQEWKLAQSTMETASSGLSSATNELNIASLKAKSASGDLQSTVLAMRDCACEASVALMAYAGVSNRHSTLTSECGFMLEEVLAITEDLHDVHGLGKEAAAVHRSLVEDLSKANAILLPLETVLSKDVAAMTDAICRERETKMEISPIHGQAIYQSYSLKIREACQTLDPLVPSLTSSVKGLYSMLTRLARTASLHAGNLHKALEGLGESQEVESPVTDVSRPDLAADATGFDDKERENLSMSNGESTKDFVGIGLPLEDKGWLSPPDSICSSSTDSGISLPEMSLPGSFIDQEDIKQQLLHGPSSRDQNTTPYSQADSQEMLDSPHRSKFTDADNAHIGSFKSAPSDLNEYPLAPASPSDEPVSVCPDTSHPSNENREVVFGGKDEISSLNKIIIKDETRDATHASSRVGRGKNPYAMSILRRVELKLDGRDISDNREISISEQVDYLLKQATSVDNLCNMYEGWTPWI